From a single Planctellipticum variicoloris genomic region:
- a CDS encoding response regulator → MDLEPGVSKAGRSGAAAAVKSPLGGIHVLVVEDSPAKQQALSSMLRRRGAEILIAANGRLGVEALTEDRTIVGRLQEPPPVDFILMDMQMPEMDGYTATSLLREKGCQLPILAVTAHAMTGDRELCLRAGCDEYLAKPVVAADLERMILQLMERSATEAT, encoded by the coding sequence ATGGATCTCGAACCGGGCGTTTCGAAAGCCGGGCGATCGGGGGCAGCAGCCGCTGTGAAGTCGCCGCTTGGCGGAATTCACGTGCTCGTGGTCGAAGACAGTCCCGCGAAGCAGCAGGCCCTGTCATCCATGCTGAGGAGGCGTGGAGCGGAGATCCTGATTGCCGCGAACGGCAGGCTGGGGGTCGAAGCGTTGACCGAAGATCGGACGATTGTTGGTCGACTGCAGGAGCCGCCGCCGGTCGACTTCATTCTGATGGACATGCAGATGCCCGAGATGGACGGCTACACGGCGACGTCGTTGCTTCGGGAAAAAGGGTGCCAACTGCCAATTCTGGCGGTCACGGCGCACGCGATGACCGGCGATCGCGAACTCTGTCTGCGGGCCGGTTGCGACGAGTACCTGGCAAAGCCCGTGGTCGCGGCCGATCTGGAACGGATGATTCTGCAGTTGATGGAGCGGTCAGCCACTGAAGCGACCTGA
- a CDS encoding FadR/GntR family transcriptional regulator, with protein sequence MAGTTLPLLRSRRLVEQTVEALRERIVAGVFGLDGELPPQGALCRELGVSRSVVREAMQHLQSQRLIEVSQGRKPRVLPAGSQPITDGLRLVMERSAASLLHLAEVRLPLESDIAALAAERRSPELIGRLERSNELLAAAPDIPRMVEADIQFHRILAEASGNPLFVFLLDSLAELLRASRQTTIGRGGREPALQGHLAILAAIRTGDAIAARRAMREHVEAALTDLRAELQEGQP encoded by the coding sequence ATGGCAGGTACCACACTACCGCTGCTCCGCTCCCGCCGGCTCGTCGAACAGACGGTCGAGGCGCTGCGGGAACGGATTGTTGCCGGCGTTTTCGGGCTGGACGGCGAGTTGCCGCCGCAGGGCGCCCTCTGCCGTGAACTGGGGGTCTCGCGAAGCGTCGTCCGCGAGGCCATGCAGCATTTGCAGTCGCAACGCCTCATCGAGGTCTCGCAAGGCCGCAAACCCCGCGTGCTCCCGGCTGGCTCGCAGCCGATCACCGACGGGCTGCGGCTGGTGATGGAGCGTTCGGCGGCTTCGCTGCTGCATCTGGCGGAAGTCCGGCTGCCGCTGGAAAGTGACATCGCCGCCCTGGCCGCGGAACGTCGCTCGCCCGAATTGATCGGCCGTCTCGAACGGTCGAACGAGCTACTGGCCGCCGCGCCGGACATTCCGCGAATGGTCGAAGCCGACATTCAGTTCCACCGGATTCTGGCGGAGGCCAGCGGCAATCCGTTGTTCGTTTTTCTGCTCGATTCGCTCGCCGAACTGCTGCGGGCGTCGCGGCAGACCACCATCGGCCGGGGCGGTCGCGAGCCGGCGCTCCAGGGCCATCTCGCGATTCTGGCGGCGATCCGGACCGGCGATGCGATTGCCGCCCGTCGCGCCATGCGGGAGCATGTGGAAGCGGCCCTGACCGATCTGCGTGCCGAACTGCAGGAGGGACAACCTTGA
- a CDS encoding metal ABC transporter ATP-binding protein, translating to MTVAYHRQPVLWNIDYDAPAGRLIAIIGPNGAGKSTLIKAVLNLVPRASGVVRFFGDTFEHARHRIAYVPQRTSVDWQFPVTALDVVTMGLYRQIGWFRPVSSSHRQRALAALERVGLADFARRQISQLSGGQQQRVFLARALVQEADFYLMDEPFAGVDAATERAIVELLRELRRQGRTAMVVHHDLQTVTEYFDDVMLLNTRLVAAGPTATAFTPENLRRTYGGKLALLDQVGHQMTLNGPPR from the coding sequence ATGACCGTCGCCTACCACCGGCAGCCGGTCCTGTGGAACATCGACTACGACGCTCCGGCCGGCCGGCTGATCGCGATTATCGGCCCGAACGGAGCCGGCAAGAGCACGCTCATCAAAGCCGTCCTGAACCTGGTGCCGCGAGCCTCCGGCGTGGTGCGATTCTTTGGCGACACCTTCGAACACGCCCGCCACCGAATCGCCTACGTCCCGCAGCGGACCAGCGTCGACTGGCAGTTCCCGGTGACCGCCCTTGATGTCGTCACGATGGGACTCTATCGCCAGATCGGCTGGTTCCGCCCGGTCAGTTCCTCTCACCGGCAGCGGGCCTTGGCTGCCCTGGAACGGGTCGGACTGGCCGACTTCGCCCGGCGGCAGATCAGCCAGCTCTCCGGGGGACAGCAGCAGCGGGTTTTCCTCGCACGGGCGCTGGTCCAGGAGGCCGACTTCTACCTGATGGACGAACCCTTTGCGGGAGTCGATGCGGCCACCGAGCGGGCCATCGTCGAGCTGTTGCGGGAACTGCGGCGCCAGGGACGGACGGCGATGGTCGTCCATCACGACCTGCAGACCGTTACGGAGTATTTTGACGACGTCATGCTCCTCAACACCCGGCTGGTCGCCGCCGGACCGACGGCAACCGCCTTCACCCCCGAAAACCTCCGCCGGACCTACGGCGGCAAACTGGCGCTGCTGGATCAGGTCGGACATCAGATGACGCTGAACGGGCCGCCGCGATGA
- a CDS encoding YdcF family protein gives MASRGITLLAGRKSTVAQSATVSRRGEFRRCVIGIAFWTFKEVVRATALSLGLFAITNVAGDAVRPGFSARDWWLDLGPLSATFAGFWELLAGLSLLAAVFPVPSVPLRRASTAVLTATLLVAVSNALQFHRLVQSKAILSGISPVVSLVVVLTIAGSLALVWSEPRRAGRASWWLPVGLAPVVAVLFALLQISLFSQVDDRRPADAAVVFGCRVYRSGQPSYALADRVRTAVELYRLGLVRELWLSGGPGEGSLHETEAMRNLAISQGVPAAAIRLDRLGLDTASTVRNAVDWLGPRPSGRLLAVSHGYHLPRIKLCFQRSGREVFTVPARQRYVFPNQKLLTAREVAAFWWYYLLPGRG, from the coding sequence ATGGCATCACGTGGGATCACGTTGCTCGCCGGCCGGAAGTCGACCGTCGCACAGTCTGCCACCGTGTCACGTCGGGGCGAATTCCGACGATGCGTCATCGGCATCGCATTCTGGACCTTCAAAGAAGTCGTTCGTGCCACAGCTCTGTCTCTGGGTCTGTTCGCCATCACCAATGTCGCGGGGGACGCGGTCCGGCCCGGCTTCAGTGCCCGAGACTGGTGGCTCGACCTGGGACCGCTGTCAGCGACATTCGCCGGCTTCTGGGAGCTGCTGGCCGGCTTGTCGTTGTTGGCGGCCGTCTTTCCGGTGCCGTCAGTGCCTCTTCGACGAGCCAGCACCGCCGTGTTGACCGCGACGCTGCTGGTGGCCGTCAGCAACGCCCTGCAATTTCACCGACTGGTTCAGTCGAAAGCGATTCTCAGCGGAATTTCCCCGGTTGTCTCGCTGGTCGTTGTTCTGACAATCGCCGGTTCGCTCGCACTGGTGTGGAGCGAACCTCGTCGGGCCGGCCGGGCGTCGTGGTGGCTTCCGGTCGGCCTGGCACCCGTCGTCGCCGTGCTGTTTGCGCTCCTGCAGATTTCTCTGTTTAGCCAGGTCGACGATCGCAGGCCGGCCGACGCTGCCGTCGTCTTCGGCTGTCGGGTCTACCGGAGCGGGCAGCCATCGTATGCCCTGGCCGACCGGGTTCGGACGGCCGTAGAACTCTACCGCCTCGGGCTGGTTCGGGAACTCTGGTTGTCGGGCGGCCCCGGGGAGGGAAGTCTCCATGAAACCGAGGCCATGCGGAACCTGGCGATCTCGCAGGGCGTGCCTGCCGCAGCCATTCGCCTGGATCGGCTGGGGCTGGATACGGCCAGCACCGTTCGCAATGCCGTTGACTGGCTCGGACCGCGGCCATCGGGAAGGTTGCTGGCCGTTAGCCACGGCTATCATCTCCCGCGGATCAAGCTCTGCTTTCAGCGTTCGGGACGCGAGGTATTCACCGTCCCCGCCCGGCAGCGCTACGTCTTCCCCAATCAGAAGCTCCTGACGGCCCGCGAGGTGGCGGCGTTCTGGTGGTATTACCTGCTGCCGGGCCGCGGATGA
- a CDS encoding PSD1 and planctomycete cytochrome C domain-containing protein, protein MILQRVVQLGLFLIALPGPLAIGSDRGDEAADRRFREDVAPLLQAKCLGCHNSNENQGRLSLENRQQLLAGGSSGPAVEPGSPSDSYLLDLVTPVDGKAEMPQGEPPLTVAELATLRRWLAEGAAWPEDVVLHEPQVRATDWWSLLPLSRPGIPALPASRRAWVRTPVDAFIAARHERENLQPAPEADRRTLIRRLSFDLVGLPPSPDDVDAFVADDNPQAYERLVDRLLDSPHYGERWARHWLDVVHFGETHGYDKDKLRLNAWPYRDYVIRSFNDDKPYGRFVAEQVAGDVLYPDTVDGIEALGFIAAGPWDFIGHAEVPETKIDGKVARHLDRDDMVANTINTFCSLTVHCAQCHNHKFDPIAQEDYYSLQAVFAALDRADKAYDVDPQTRRQRLELTAQKTELAARKQELEGRVTQLGGADLAALDTQIRQARQPPSERPPQHGYHSQIERSADAAKWVQIDLGESVAIERLTWVACYDDFNGIGAGFGYPVRFRIEVSGTPEFGPESVVVFDRTGADVPNPGTALQSADVGGKSARWVRFTATKLAPRQNDFIFALSELSVLDAAGKNQALGKPVAALDSIEAPIRWGRQNLVDGIFPGGTKSPEDLQTLQQRREELLQRVVEPAIRNELTQVAAKLGRVDADLKALPPQRVVFAGTVHTGSGAFTGTGASGGKPRPIHILNRGSVQSPGREVAPGSLSALGFSPSRFDSTLGQPEGTRRAALAEWLSHRENPLTWRSIVNRAWQFHFGRGLVDTPNDFGRMGQLPTHPELLEWLAVEFRDGGQSLKQLHRLLVTSAVYRQSAESPFAADQHQRDGDNESLWHANRRRLDAESIRDSLLAVSGRLDAKMGGPSFQDFVIEHPEHSPHFEYHLHDPEDPRSMRRSVYRFLVRSKQQPFMATLDCADPSMLVEKRNETITPLQALTLLNNQLTVVLAKHFAEQVSVEAQMPAEQVRTAFRTALSREPTAEESAALTEYVQQFGLANACRVILNLNEFVFVD, encoded by the coding sequence TTGATTCTTCAACGCGTCGTGCAACTCGGCTTGTTTCTGATCGCTCTGCCGGGTCCGCTGGCTATCGGCAGCGACCGGGGTGACGAGGCCGCCGACCGCCGGTTCCGCGAAGATGTCGCTCCGCTGCTGCAGGCGAAGTGCCTCGGCTGCCACAACTCGAATGAAAACCAAGGTCGGCTGTCGCTGGAGAACCGGCAGCAGTTGCTGGCGGGCGGTTCGAGCGGACCGGCGGTTGAACCTGGATCGCCGTCCGACAGCTATCTGCTCGATCTGGTGACGCCGGTCGATGGCAAGGCGGAAATGCCGCAGGGCGAGCCGCCGCTGACGGTGGCCGAATTGGCGACTTTGCGTCGCTGGCTCGCCGAGGGGGCGGCGTGGCCGGAAGACGTCGTGTTGCACGAACCGCAGGTTCGAGCCACGGACTGGTGGTCGCTGCTGCCGTTGTCCCGACCGGGAATCCCCGCGTTGCCCGCCTCGCGCCGAGCGTGGGTGCGGACGCCGGTCGATGCCTTCATTGCCGCCCGGCACGAGCGGGAGAATCTGCAGCCGGCTCCCGAGGCCGATCGCCGGACGCTGATCCGCCGCCTGTCCTTCGATCTAGTCGGTCTGCCCCCGAGCCCTGATGACGTCGACGCATTCGTCGCCGACGACAATCCGCAGGCCTATGAGCGGCTGGTCGATCGCCTGCTCGATTCGCCGCACTACGGCGAACGCTGGGCCCGGCACTGGCTGGACGTGGTCCACTTCGGCGAGACGCACGGCTACGACAAAGACAAGCTGCGTCTGAACGCCTGGCCCTATCGGGACTACGTGATCCGCAGCTTCAACGACGACAAACCCTACGGCCGGTTCGTCGCCGAACAGGTCGCCGGCGACGTGCTTTACCCCGACACGGTCGATGGAATCGAGGCGCTGGGATTCATCGCTGCGGGGCCGTGGGACTTCATCGGCCATGCCGAAGTCCCTGAAACCAAGATTGACGGCAAGGTGGCCCGGCATCTCGACCGCGACGATATGGTCGCCAACACCATCAACACGTTCTGCAGTCTGACCGTCCACTGCGCGCAGTGTCACAATCACAAATTCGATCCCATTGCCCAGGAAGACTACTACAGTCTGCAGGCCGTCTTTGCGGCTCTCGATCGCGCGGACAAGGCCTACGACGTCGACCCGCAGACCCGGCGGCAACGGTTGGAACTGACGGCGCAGAAGACCGAACTCGCCGCCCGGAAGCAGGAGCTTGAAGGCCGCGTCACGCAACTCGGCGGCGCAGATCTCGCGGCGCTGGACACGCAGATCCGGCAGGCCAGGCAACCGCCGAGCGAGCGGCCTCCGCAGCACGGCTATCACAGCCAGATCGAACGTTCCGCCGACGCCGCCAAGTGGGTGCAGATCGATCTGGGGGAATCCGTCGCCATCGAACGGCTGACCTGGGTGGCCTGTTACGACGATTTCAATGGGATCGGCGCCGGCTTTGGCTATCCCGTCCGGTTCCGGATCGAAGTTTCGGGGACGCCTGAGTTTGGGCCAGAGTCTGTGGTGGTTTTCGACCGGACCGGCGCGGACGTGCCGAATCCGGGGACGGCGCTGCAGAGCGCCGATGTCGGCGGCAAGTCGGCCCGCTGGGTCCGATTCACCGCGACGAAGCTCGCCCCGCGGCAGAACGATTTCATTTTCGCACTGTCAGAATTGTCCGTCCTTGATGCCGCCGGCAAGAACCAGGCGCTGGGCAAGCCGGTCGCGGCGCTCGATTCGATTGAAGCCCCGATTCGCTGGGGCCGGCAGAATCTCGTCGACGGGATCTTTCCCGGCGGAACGAAGAGCCCCGAGGACCTGCAGACGTTGCAGCAGCGTCGTGAAGAACTGCTGCAACGCGTGGTCGAGCCCGCCATCCGCAACGAATTGACGCAGGTTGCGGCGAAGCTCGGCCGGGTCGATGCGGACTTGAAGGCGCTGCCGCCTCAGCGCGTCGTCTTCGCCGGGACCGTCCATACCGGCAGCGGAGCGTTCACGGGGACCGGGGCCAGCGGCGGGAAACCGCGTCCGATCCATATCCTGAACCGCGGCAGCGTGCAGAGCCCCGGTCGCGAAGTTGCGCCGGGCTCGTTATCGGCGCTCGGTTTCTCTCCAAGTCGGTTCGATTCAACGCTTGGCCAGCCGGAGGGGACACGCCGGGCAGCGCTCGCCGAGTGGCTCAGTCACCGCGAGAATCCGCTGACCTGGCGATCGATCGTGAACCGCGCCTGGCAATTCCACTTCGGGCGCGGACTGGTCGACACGCCCAACGACTTCGGCCGGATGGGACAATTGCCGACGCATCCGGAACTGCTGGAATGGCTGGCGGTCGAGTTCCGCGACGGCGGGCAATCGCTGAAGCAGCTCCACCGGCTGCTGGTGACCAGCGCCGTCTATCGACAATCCGCCGAGTCGCCTTTCGCCGCCGACCAGCATCAGCGGGACGGCGATAACGAGTCGCTGTGGCACGCGAATCGTCGTCGGCTGGATGCCGAGTCGATTCGGGACAGTCTGCTGGCGGTTTCAGGCCGGCTGGATGCGAAGATGGGCGGCCCCAGCTTCCAGGACTTCGTGATCGAGCACCCGGAGCATTCGCCGCACTTCGAGTATCACCTGCACGATCCGGAGGACCCGCGTTCGATGCGGCGGTCGGTTTACCGCTTCCTGGTGCGGTCAAAGCAGCAGCCGTTCATGGCGACGCTGGACTGCGCCGATCCGTCAATGCTGGTCGAGAAACGCAACGAGACGATCACGCCGCTGCAGGCGCTGACGTTGCTCAATAACCAGTTGACGGTGGTGCTGGCGAAGCACTTTGCTGAGCAGGTGTCGGTCGAGGCGCAGATGCCGGCAGAGCAAGTGCGGACAGCATTCCGCACGGCACTGTCGCGCGAGCCGACCGCGGAGGAGTCGGCGGCGCTGACGGAATACGTGCAGCAGTTCGGCCTGGCCAATGCGTGCCGGGTGATTTTGAATCTGAATGAGTTTGTGTTTGTGGATTGA
- a CDS encoding metal ABC transporter permease: MNVLAVSLLTWTSLDTWIVVTAALTAMSCAVPGCFLVLRRQSLMGDALSHAVLPGIVLAYLAWNYGRHAGWLATADDGTRQLVLFFGAAVTGVLCALLTEAVRDIGRVEAGAALGVVFTSLFALGLLLVRLFADQAHVDPGCVLYGNLEMVVAVPFGTTGIPLAAATAGAVCLINLLLTAVFFKELQLSSFDPALATSLEIPARLMNYGLMAVTSATVVTAFETVGSVLVLSMLVVPAATALLLTDRLRTVLGLSLVAATAAALLGHSLARLLPWFESAVLGMPHAPDASTSGLMAVAGGLLFVLAWVLGPRYGVLRARRDRLRLRRRIIREDLLGRLYRQEEPRPTTIGLTIPEFASDTQHSPAAIRAALDHLIREGLITARGEDYRLTDSGRHAAVEVVRSHRLWESYLSQEIQVGPQHVHASAEEVEHLLDERLKAELAAQLAHPVEDPHGKAIPGRSGE; the protein is encoded by the coding sequence ATGAACGTTCTGGCCGTGTCGCTGCTGACGTGGACATCGCTCGATACCTGGATCGTTGTGACGGCGGCGCTGACGGCGATGTCGTGCGCCGTCCCCGGCTGTTTTCTCGTCCTGCGTCGGCAGAGCCTGATGGGAGACGCTCTCAGCCACGCCGTCCTGCCCGGAATCGTCCTGGCGTATCTCGCCTGGAACTACGGCCGGCATGCCGGCTGGCTCGCGACGGCCGACGACGGCACGCGGCAACTGGTCCTGTTCTTCGGCGCCGCAGTCACCGGAGTGCTCTGCGCCCTGTTGACCGAGGCGGTCCGCGACATCGGCCGCGTGGAAGCCGGCGCAGCACTCGGAGTGGTCTTCACGTCGCTGTTCGCCCTCGGCCTGCTGCTGGTCCGCCTGTTCGCCGATCAGGCTCACGTCGATCCCGGCTGCGTCCTGTACGGCAACCTCGAAATGGTCGTCGCCGTCCCGTTCGGCACGACAGGAATTCCGCTCGCCGCCGCGACGGCGGGAGCCGTCTGCCTGATCAACCTGCTGCTGACCGCAGTCTTCTTTAAAGAACTGCAGCTCAGCTCATTCGATCCGGCCCTGGCCACGTCGCTGGAAATCCCCGCCCGGCTGATGAACTATGGCCTGATGGCCGTCACCTCGGCAACCGTCGTCACCGCGTTTGAAACGGTCGGCAGCGTGCTGGTCCTCTCCATGCTCGTCGTCCCCGCGGCGACGGCATTACTTCTCACCGACCGCTTGCGGACCGTCCTCGGTCTCAGCTTGGTCGCCGCTACGGCCGCCGCGCTGCTGGGTCACTCGCTCGCGCGGCTGCTGCCGTGGTTCGAATCCGCCGTGCTCGGCATGCCACACGCCCCCGACGCCAGCACCTCCGGTCTGATGGCGGTCGCCGGCGGACTCCTGTTCGTGCTGGCGTGGGTTCTCGGCCCCCGCTACGGCGTGCTCCGCGCTCGGCGCGATCGACTCCGGCTCCGGCGCCGGATCATCCGCGAAGATCTCCTCGGCCGGCTTTACCGCCAGGAAGAACCCCGTCCGACGACGATCGGCCTGACGATCCCCGAATTCGCCAGCGATACGCAGCACTCGCCGGCGGCCATTCGCGCGGCGCTCGATCATCTGATCCGGGAGGGGCTGATCACGGCCCGTGGCGAGGACTATCGGCTCACCGATTCCGGCCGTCACGCGGCCGTCGAAGTCGTCCGATCGCATCGGCTCTGGGAAAGCTACCTCTCCCAGGAAATCCAGGTCGGCCCCCAGCACGTGCACGCCTCGGCGGAAGAGGTCGAGCACCTGCTCGACGAACGGCTGAAGGCGGAGCTGGCGGCGCAGCTTGCTCACCCGGTCGAAGATCCGCACGGGAAGGCGATCCCGGGAAGAAGTGGCGAGTGA
- a CDS encoding metal ABC transporter solute-binding protein, Zn/Mn family — translation MSQTSVHCPAGKLLTLAFTALMVAGCNSESPPQSADAPLKVVATTGMVADLVRAVGGPRVTVTALMGPGVDPHLYKPTRNDMQLLMDADLVFYNGLHLEGRMTETLEQLHKPGKPVVAVSDGLDSERLRHPPESPDVHDPHVWMDVSLWSQGIGPVVKALAGRAPAFAAEFQERGEAYQQELTALDGRVRQIIAGIPESQRLLVTSHDAFGYFGRAYELEVHSVLGVTTDSEAAVSDINQLVDLVVRRKLPAVFIESSVNQKSLQALVEGAASRGMQVRLAGPLYSDALGPADGPAGSYAGMIETNARMMAAALSLDATAAREE, via the coding sequence ATGTCTCAAACCTCAGTTCATTGCCCTGCAGGAAAACTCCTCACGCTGGCCTTCACGGCTCTCATGGTCGCCGGGTGCAACTCGGAATCTCCGCCACAAAGTGCCGACGCGCCGCTGAAAGTCGTCGCCACGACCGGCATGGTCGCCGATCTGGTCCGGGCCGTCGGGGGGCCGCGAGTCACGGTGACGGCCCTGATGGGGCCGGGAGTCGATCCGCATCTCTACAAGCCGACCCGCAACGATATGCAGTTGCTGATGGACGCCGACCTGGTGTTCTATAACGGGCTGCATCTTGAAGGCCGGATGACGGAGACGCTCGAACAATTGCACAAACCCGGCAAGCCGGTTGTCGCCGTTTCGGATGGCCTCGACTCGGAACGATTGAGACATCCCCCGGAATCGCCAGACGTGCATGACCCGCACGTCTGGATGGACGTGTCGCTCTGGAGTCAGGGAATCGGTCCCGTTGTCAAAGCGCTCGCCGGACGAGCCCCGGCGTTTGCCGCCGAGTTTCAAGAGCGGGGTGAGGCCTATCAACAGGAGTTGACGGCCCTGGACGGCCGCGTCCGGCAGATCATCGCCGGCATCCCCGAGTCGCAGCGACTCCTGGTCACGTCGCACGACGCCTTCGGCTACTTCGGCCGCGCCTATGAACTCGAAGTCCACTCCGTGCTGGGCGTGACGACCGACTCGGAAGCCGCCGTCAGCGATATCAATCAGCTCGTTGATCTGGTCGTCCGCCGCAAACTGCCGGCCGTCTTCATCGAGTCCAGCGTCAACCAGAAGTCTCTGCAGGCGCTCGTCGAGGGGGCGGCGTCGCGCGGCATGCAGGTCCGGCTCGCCGGCCCCTTGTACAGCGACGCACTCGGACCGGCCGATGGTCCCGCAGGCAGCTATGCGGGTATGATCGAAACGAACGCCCGGATGATGGCGGCCGCGCTTTCGCTGGACGCCACCGCGGCTCGGGAGGAATGA
- a CDS encoding metal ABC transporter permease: protein MRGRRRILSVVGTLATVLLLMTGATFAAETGPGSVANSDFWRALTLRDYNTRVVLAGTCLLGLAGGVVGTFMLLRKRSLEADVASHAAFPGIGLAFLLTEAFRPGLGKSLPILLAGAFATALLGIGCTHLLTRIRRIREDAALGMVLGVFFGAGVVLLTIIQGLPSGHQAGLSDFVFGKAAALVASDMQVLAGCAVVVVVLCGVSFKALTLLCFDREFAEVQGWPVRGLDWLLTLLIVSVTVIGMQSVGLLLVVALTIIPSAASRFWSDRLPVMVAVAGGLGALSGLLGVLVSAAAPRLAAGAVIVLSATAVFGVSLLLGPRGGAVWEWLRRRSVRVRVGLLDLLRTSYELQERRWSAGEVPRAAELSDFSFTADLLRQVRSWSPARVASLLHYGILVGVIRPDSAGGYRLTEEGGRQALEAVRQHRLWELYLIHYAELPPLHVDSSADLTEHALHPQQIEQLERLLSGTIPPLPPNPHAPIDHAPAIVPPGGVA from the coding sequence ATGAGAGGGCGACGAAGGATCCTGTCGGTCGTCGGCACGCTGGCCACGGTTCTCCTGCTGATGACCGGCGCCACCTTCGCGGCCGAGACCGGCCCCGGCAGCGTTGCCAACTCCGATTTCTGGCGGGCGCTGACACTGCGCGACTACAACACCCGCGTCGTGCTCGCCGGAACGTGCCTGCTGGGCCTCGCGGGGGGCGTCGTCGGGACGTTCATGCTGCTCCGCAAGCGTTCGCTCGAAGCCGACGTCGCCAGCCACGCCGCCTTTCCCGGCATCGGACTGGCCTTTCTGCTGACCGAGGCGTTCCGCCCCGGACTGGGCAAATCGCTGCCGATTCTGCTCGCCGGGGCCTTTGCGACCGCCCTGCTCGGGATCGGCTGCACTCACCTGCTGACCCGGATCCGCCGCATCCGCGAAGACGCCGCCCTGGGGATGGTGCTGGGAGTCTTCTTCGGCGCCGGCGTGGTTTTGCTGACGATCATACAAGGGCTGCCGTCGGGCCATCAGGCGGGACTGTCCGACTTTGTGTTCGGCAAGGCGGCGGCGCTGGTGGCTTCCGACATGCAGGTCCTCGCCGGGTGCGCCGTCGTAGTCGTCGTGCTCTGCGGCGTCTCCTTCAAGGCCCTCACGCTCCTCTGCTTCGATCGCGAGTTCGCCGAGGTCCAGGGCTGGCCCGTGCGGGGGCTCGACTGGCTCCTGACGCTGCTGATTGTCAGCGTCACCGTCATCGGCATGCAGAGCGTTGGACTGCTGCTGGTCGTCGCGCTGACCATCATCCCCTCGGCTGCGTCCCGCTTCTGGTCCGACCGACTGCCGGTGATGGTGGCGGTCGCCGGCGGACTGGGAGCGCTCAGCGGACTGCTGGGAGTGCTGGTCAGCGCCGCCGCTCCGCGACTCGCCGCCGGAGCCGTGATTGTGCTCAGCGCAACGGCCGTCTTCGGAGTCAGCCTGCTCCTTGGCCCGCGCGGCGGCGCGGTCTGGGAGTGGCTCCGGCGACGCTCGGTCCGCGTCCGCGTCGGCCTGCTCGATCTCCTCCGGACGAGCTACGAACTTCAGGAACGCCGCTGGTCCGCCGGCGAAGTCCCGCGCGCCGCCGAGTTATCCGACTTCTCCTTCACCGCGGATCTGCTCCGGCAGGTTCGGAGCTGGTCGCCGGCACGCGTCGCCAGTCTGCTGCACTACGGAATCCTGGTCGGCGTCATCCGCCCCGACTCCGCTGGCGGTTACCGCCTCACCGAAGAAGGGGGCCGGCAAGCCCTCGAAGCGGTCCGCCAGCACCGTCTCTGGGAGCTCTATCTGATCCACTACGCCGAACTGCCGCCGCTCCATGTCGACAGCAGCGCCGATCTCACCGAGCACGCCCTGCATCCGCAGCAGATCGAACAGCTCGAACGATTGCTCAGCGGGACGATTCCACCGTTGCCCCCCAACCCCCATGCCCCCATCGACCACGCCCCGGCGATCGTCCCTCCCGGAGGCGTCGCATGA